A segment of the bacterium BMS3Abin08 genome:
AAGGCTGAACCCCTCGTTGTTTATCTGACAGCGGAGGGATTTCATTATATATTTTTTGGTTTCTTTAATCCCTTTAATGCCGTCAATCGCGGTTCTTGCAATAAGTACCGTACCTTGTAGGGTAGAGAGCATTTCAGCCACGGGGAGGGGAAAACCATGGTACGCGGGATCACGGCCTCCAGGGGTGGTGGTTGTTTTCTGACCAATCAGCGTAGTCGGAGCCATCTGACCGCCGGTCATACCGTAATTAGCATTGTTAATGAAAAATACAGAGAGGTTTTCTCCCCGGTTTGCTGCATGAACGATCTCTGTCAACCCTATCGAGGCAAGGTCACCGTCCCCCTGATAAGAGAATACGATGCGGTCCGGCATAACCCGTTTAAGCGCAGTGGCAACTGCGGGAGGTCTGCCGTGTGGACATTCTATTATGTCGAAGTCGAAATAATCATAGGCAAAGACGGCACAGCCGACGGGAGCTATCCCGATTGTCCTTTCACGGATGTTCAACTCATCGATACATTCAGCAATTAGTCTGTGAACGATGCTGTGTCCGCAGCCAGGGCAGAACCTGAAAGGGACATCTTTAAGACTCCGTGGTCTGTCAAAAACCTTCTTCATCATAATCAGGGGTTAGCTTCTGGTGTTTAGCATCTTCTCGGCATTGTAACATACCACCTTTTTCTTGCCCTCAGCTTTTGCTTTATAAAGTGCCATGTCGGAGGCGTAGAGAAGTTCCTTTGCAGTAATTCCGTCCTTTGGATATGTGGATATGCCTCCACTTACTGTTATTCTTAATTTGATATCTCCAACTACGAACATATGCTCATTAATATGCTCTCTTATCCTGTCGGCAAGGAGAAAGGCGGCATCCATACCGGTTTTGGGCAGTATGATAACGAATTCCTCTCCGCCATACCTTGCAACGATATCGGTCTTTCTCGATGATTGAAGCAGTATTTCAGCAATATCACGAAGTATTTCATCTCCCACCTGATGACCATATGTATCATTAACAGTCTTGAAATCGTCAATGTCGAAGATAATAAGAGAGAAGGTGTCTTTGTATCTTCTTGCCCTTTCCAGTTCGTTGCTGAGGGAAAGGTAAAAAAACCTCACATTATAGAGTCCGGTCAGGGGGTCCGTGATGGAGAGCCTCTTTGTCTCCTCAAAGAGCTGGACCTTTTCAATTATCAGGGAAACCTGGTTTCCCACCAGTGACATCATTGAAGCAAGGTCGAAATCAAACGCCCTTTCAGACCTGCTGCCGAGGAAAATCACTCCGGAGAGTTTGTTGGATATATATAGCGGGATTATCCCGAGGAAGGCCAGTCTCTCCTGTTTCAGGGGGATCACCTTGTGAATCTCATTTTTTTCAAAGATATAGAGGGGGTCTTCTGATTCAAGTAACGGCTTGATGATTTCGTCAAAGCAGCCTTCATTGAGTTTTTTCAGTAAATCAAGCGATATCCCCTTATAGCTCTTAAGTATGAACTTTCCGTCCTCTATCAGGCTTATCCAGCCGACACTGAAGTCTGTTATCATCACCACTTTTTCAAGGAGTTCGCTAAAAATCTTTTCGATCTCATAGGTGGAGATGAATGTTCCGGAGAGTGTGTTGATTATCATCAGTTCACGGTTACGCTTGAGGAGTTCTTTCTCAATCGTGAGATACTGTGTTATTTCATACAAGAGAACACCGGCAACAACCGGTCCATTTGCTGTCTGAACCGGCCTGATCGCTGCCTCGTATTCGCTGTCTCTGATCCGTACCCTGTCCTTTATGTATTCCTTGTTTTCCATTGAGGACAGTATGGAATTCCAGAGGGAAGACAGTCCGGGTAGATCCCTGATATATTTCCCCAGGACTTCTTCATGCCCTGGAATCAGGCTCTCAAGTGAACTGTTTGAGGCAATGACCTTCCCGCCGGAATCTATTACGAGGAATGGTTCACCAATGAGATTACAGAAATCACTACTGCTTAGACCATTGAGTGTCGGTTGTTTCAACTGCCGCTCCTTAAATAGGGGAGATCCCTTTATTAAACTTCATATACCCTGCGCTTTGCCTCAGGGTGTTTTATCAGTCAGACCTGTTCAGACGGACCCGAAGAAATCTCAACCTATAATCCAAATTCCTCGGGATCGGTAATTCTGCCCGTTACGGCAGACGCTGCAGCGACGGCGGGGTTTGACAGGTAGACCTCACTCTCAGGATGCCCCATCCTTCCTTTGAAGTTTCTGTTTGTGGTTGCTATGGCCCTTTCCCCTTCTGCAAGGATTCCCATATAGCCGCCCAAACATGGTCCGCAGGTTGGGGTTGATACCACAGCTTCAGCATCAATGAATGTCTCCAGAAGTCCCTCTTTCATCGCCTGCCTGTATATGGCCTGCGTAGCAGGGATTACAATCATCCTTACATTGGGGTTTACCTTCCTTCCCCTTATAATCACCGCAGCCTCTCTCAGATCCTCAAGGCGTCCATTTGTGCAGGATCCAATAACGACCTGATCGATGGAGATATCGGTCAACTCCCTTGCGGGCCTGACATTCGAGGGGAGATGAGGACAGGCGACAAGTGGTACAATTTCCGAACAATCGTATTCCCTGATCTCTACATAATCTGCGTCGGGATCAGAGGAGTACAGCCTATAATCCCTCC
Coding sequences within it:
- the korB_2 gene encoding 2-oxoglutarate oxidoreductase subunit KorB yields the protein MMKKVFDRPRSLKDVPFRFCPGCGHSIVHRLIAECIDELNIRERTIGIAPVGCAVFAYDYFDFDIIECPHGRPPAVATALKRVMPDRIVFSYQGDGDLASIGLTEIVHAANRGENLSVFFINNANYGMTGGQMAPTTLIGQKTTTTPGGRDPAYHGFPLPVAEMLSTLQGTVLIARTAIDGIKGIKETKKYIMKSLRCQINNEGFSLIEILSPCPTDWGLSPVDSMQWISGTMKEVFKTGLIKDTVPS
- the pleD_8 gene encoding response regulator PleD — protein: MKQPTLNGLSSSDFCNLIGEPFLVIDSGGKVIASNSSLESLIPGHEEVLGKYIRDLPGLSSLWNSILSSMENKEYIKDRVRIRDSEYEAAIRPVQTANGPVVAGVLLYEITQYLTIEKELLKRNRELMIINTLSGTFISTYEIEKIFSELLEKVVMITDFSVGWISLIEDGKFILKSYKGISLDLLKKLNEGCFDEIIKPLLESEDPLYIFEKNEIHKVIPLKQERLAFLGIIPLYISNKLSGVIFLGSRSERAFDFDLASMMSLVGNQVSLIIEKVQLFEETKRLSITDPLTGLYNVRFFYLSLSNELERARRYKDTFSLIIFDIDDFKTVNDTYGHQVGDEILRDIAEILLQSSRKTDIVARYGGEEFVIILPKTGMDAAFLLADRIREHINEHMFVVGDIKLRITVSGGISTYPKDGITAKELLYASDMALYKAKAEGKKKVVCYNAEKMLNTRS